The genomic segment TGGCCAGACCCACCTTCACGCCGAACTCGTACGGATTGCGGCTCTTGCCTTTTGAGATGCACTCCACCTCGGGCGCATGCCAGCTGTAGAGCTTGGCGCGGTTGTCCACTGCCTTGCGACTGCCGGTCTGCGTGACCAAGCGTTTGGCCTTGTCCAAGGTCTGGCCCAAGGTCTCTTGTATGGCTTGGCTGAGCGTGGTCATCTTGCGAGCCACCTCGCGCTGCAGCCGTCCAACGATGGTGCGCTGGCGTTTGATGGCTTTGCGCATGCGCTTGAACTGGCGGGCATGGGCATAGCGCCCAGCCTTGTAGCCCAGCAGTTGGCCTTCTTTGGCGTAGGTCTGTTTGAGCTCGATGCCATTGGCTTTGGCCAACTCGACCACCTTGGATCGGGCGGTCTCCAGCAGCTTGCTGTCGGTGGGATGTGCCACAGCTTTTTCTTGCACCGTGGAGTCCACGATCATGCGGGTCAATTCTTTCTTGGCAATCAGCTTGAGGGTGACCGCCACTTCCATGGTGCGGGCCAGCAGTTCTTCCACGCCTTCTTCGCCCAGAGCTTTACGAAAGCGCCCCAGTTGTGTCGGGTCGCACGGCCACTGGTGTTCAAAGTATTCGTTGCCAGAAAAGTACTGCCAAGTGGGGGTCTCACCCCAGCGCTGGATCACGTCCTCGTCGCTCTCATTGAACGCATGCTTGAGGTACAGCAAGGCAACCATTAACCGGGTGGGCAGACGGGGACGGCCGGCATTGGAGACGCCGCCACCGGCAACGGCCGAGACCGGACCAAACAAGTCCAAGTCTTCTATCTTCTTGCCAGACTTGACCTGGCGTGCCCAGCGCTGGACGAGGGAGGCTTCGATCTCTTGCCAAGGCATGCGGTTAGCAAGCACCGCCAGAGGGTGGCGCAAATCGATCATCTGATCCAGGCGGTTGCGGAAAAAGTCATCGGTCATGGCGCTGCTTTCAAAAACTCCCAGAAAACAGACTCCATTGAATATCTATTTGAGAGTTCTGACCATCCGGAATCACCCCAGATCACAAGCGTTCATGCGGGTTGCAGGGGTTTTGCAGGGACAACTACTTACAGGGTTGGTAGAGGGCCCAATGAGATGCCAACTCGACATGCGACGCCGGTCAACTTGAATAGACCTAATGCATGACACTCAATTTGGCAGCTTGATGGCAGTTGTACATGAGAGGCAGCAGATGGCCCTTAGCTGCTGTCGACCGAAAGCGGTCTTCTGACATCTCAAATACCTAGACTGTTAGCAGACGGTCAGATACGGCTCAACAGGTGGGAGTAGCGCTTGGGTGAAGTTCGGATTTCTGTTGTACGGTATTTATGTGGTTATCAGCCTTAATCTATTTAAACGTGAGACTAGCTATCTATACCTTGAATTATATAAGCCAAGCGCAAAAAAAGATTTAGCTGAGTTGGAAGCATACCTAAATCTCCCACTTTCGCAGTTTTAGGAGCTCAAGCAGGTTGTCAAATATATAGAAACGGCCATCAAATCACCGATAGTGCCGGACTAGTCTATCGCTCCATTCAATATAAAAAATTTATTAAGATGAATGAGTATTTTGAAAAATAATCTACGTGTGAAAATTAAGATTCTTAAGTTTCTTTAAATTTATCTAGAAAAATCAATGAGTATCTCTATCGTAGATGGCCCAGATGGTCCACCTGATTCAATTATTCAGAACCGCTTGACAATCGCAGGCATCATCCTAGCTACACTTTTTTTTGGCGGATCTTTCGCGCTACAGTTACACGCTCAATCACGAACAACTCGATCATTTTCAGAGACTTTCGCATACTTGGAGGTAGCAATTATTGTTGGATCGATGTTGGCCATATTTTCAATTGCAAGCTTGATGTATTGTCAGCAATGCAAATCGGGAAATCGAAATTGGTATGGGTCAAAACGCGCATGGTTTAATGTTGCAACAACTTGTCAGTATTTGGCGTTATCTCAGGGCTTAAGCGCCGGTCTCACTGAGCTAGTTTTTGGAATTAAACATACTTTTGGCTCAGGATATCTTGCTTGGGCGCTGGCGGGAATGGGATTGATTGTATGGATTTTCCTACTATTTATTGGTCCATTGCAAGGATTGAAATCTTGGTGGCCGCGATTTAGCAAGGGAGAGCGTCTATTTTCCACGATGGCATATATTTTTGTAGTTCTTTTGGTACTGCTAAGCAATGGAGTAATATATTCTCTGCAAGATGGTGAAACTGCATCAATTTGGCAGGTTATAAAAGCCTCGTTGCAACAAGTAATGCAGCCACTCATGTGGCAAAGAACTTGGGCAGGGACTATTGGCAGTTAAGCAAATGACTTTAATATCCTCAAGCAATAATCTAAATTTGAAGGATTAAATCTTGATGTCATCAATTAAATGTTGTATGTGGTTTTCCCAATCATTTTTGGTAGTAATATTGTTGCGTCTTGCACGGTGTACAAAAATGATTTGGTACCGCTGACAAAACGTTTGGTATGGCCTGTGTCTCCCAATATAACGTTGTTAAATAATCTTGCCAGGTATCGCATCAAGTTTTGGCCCAGGAATGCGAGGCCAGTCATAATCTAGACATCAACGATTATCAAATTTGCAAGGCGAAGAATCCTGTGGCGAGCTTTTGCAAAAGCCACAAAACGAAGATATATACAATTAATGAGCAAACTGTGGCTCGTCGAGAATGTAGTGTTACCAGCTTTGTGTCACCGTGCAAAGAGCCGACGAAAGCCTGTCAAAGTTCAGCCTACTTTAGTTCATGTGGCTCTGGATACTAGTCGTGCTTCGCATCTTGGGCTGGAGTCATCAACTGGGTAGAAATTAGGTAATATATTCCTAACCCCAGTTTGGGAGATTAATAACTTATACGCAATAATTTAAATATTCGTATGCAAATATGTTTCAAGAGCCCCCGTTGTAGATTAGAAGGCAAATTGCATTAATGAAAAGAAATAGAGATTCTCTTTGGTTTCGACTCTTGATGATCGGGATTGCGGTTCTTTTGGCGTCGTGTGGGGACCGAGGTAAAGGTGTCCCCCCTGAGCTGAAGCGTGTTGTCATCGGTACATCTGGCCACATCAAAGCCAAACGCGACAGTACGCATGGCTCCGGAAGACCATTGCCAATCGGAGTGACGCACCAGCGATTCAAAGATGGCAAGCTCTTGGCCAATGATGCACCGCACCCCTACATACTCTCCAGCGGTAGCTTGCTGGTAGACCCCCGAAAGAATGCTCTAGTTCAGGTGGCGTATCACGAGGATTCCAAGGGAACGCTGTCTGATGCTGTGCCCAGCAGCTTCATCATCAGCGACCCATCCATCGTGTCGGCAGTAGTTACTCACCCGAAGACCAACGCGGCCATGGTCACCTTGACAGGAAAGAAGGGCAACAGTTTTATCACGGCACTGGATGGGCGTGGTGACGCTATCTCCAAGTTTATGGTGCTGTCTGCGGAGCCCCAAGAGGATGTATTAATCGTGAGTGATCCAGATATACATCCAATGTTGTGCAAGGGATTGGCAGCCGGAAGCAACCCTTTGTCCTGTTACACCGCTACGGCGACCACTTTTGATCGTGGTCATGTGGGAGATCAATTCTTTATGGATGACTATTTGAAGAATGGTCGTCCCTCTAGGAAATTCATCTTGTTTGATGATGCTTCGCTGGCGAAGCTAAGGGCTCTGAATACCAATGGGTCCGATAGCTTTGGTAAAAGAGCTATCTATTTTGAAAAAATAGACACGTTGTTTGTCATGAATGACGGCATTTCAAAGATAAGCAGCATGCCCGTGAATGGAAATAGTTCGGAAGGCATATTGCCCAACCTCAATGCACTTGAAATTAACTACGTCGCCACGCAAGAAGAATTCAATAAATATATTGACTTCGGTGGGAGGCTGACATCTAGCCCATTGAGGGATTTCGGTGTCACCGATATTGTTTCTCATGAAATTACAGCTGATAATCCGGCCAAAGCGGTATTGGTAGGTGCAATATTTAATGATGGAAGTCGAGTGAGTGCATCAACTAGCACTATTCAAAACGCAATTGGTGCGAGTCGATCCTCTATTAAATCATACGTATACAAAATGCATCCCGTCACGGACGGCTCAAGCCTCACTTCGGGAGGGATGGAATGTCGCGCAACCGTTACTGCCGGAAATCTGGCTAACTTCACTATCACTTCATTAAAAAGTGTAGCGAAATTAACGATTGGCGGGGATTTTGCTTGGAATGGTGGGCATCCAAATCTTGAGGTTGATTTGAATCCTCAAATTAAATCAGGAGGGCAAGTTAAGTTTTTACTCGATGGTCGCGTGAAAATGGGCTGTGAGATTGAGTTTTACACCATGAAGACGGCTGAATGGGGTGTGCCTTTGTTTGCAACCGTTCAGCTTGGAATTCCTATCGCTTTCGCTGTTGATATTAGTGTAAATGGTGCCGGTGATATCGTACTAGCGTTACCAGGATATGATTTGGGTTCTCCGACAGACACAAGTGCCCCGGGCAAAGTTGGTCTCAAATACAACGCGAACGGAGGTTTTAAATCTGATTTTCAAATGCAGTCTACCGTTGCGAAAGACCATTTAGGGATCGCTGAAGGTACAAAACTCCGTGATTCCACCAAGGGTGAAGTAGGAATGGGCTTTGAGGTAGGCCCAACTGCCAGTCTCGAATTAGAAGCGTATGTGAATGCATGGTTGCTTAGAACTACAGTTCGTGCATCTATTGGTGAAGTATTAGTTGGATTTAAAGCCGATGGTGCTTATGAAATCGATACCGCAAAGAAATCCTCAAAAATGTCACCAAAGGGAGATGCTGGCTTTGGCGCATTCATGTCATTCAGTCCCACGATAACTGTTAAGAGTAATTTTTTCACTTGGAGCTTTAATCTCTACGACTACGAAGTCCCTCCTTGGTGGTGGTACAAGCTTCCTATGAAGGAAAGTGAGGAAGAGCCTTTTGAACCAGAAGAATCTAGTAATAAAGCAGTTTTTCTATATTGCAATGGCAACTATCCATGTGCCTCCCAAGTCATGGGAAAAGCTTTTGAGGTTGACTATATAAACAGTACTGAGAAAATTAATTTTGAATCTGCGGTAAAAGTTGCTGCAAATTTTAAAAGCTATGGCAATTACTTTTATCAGTATGTTTTTAGAGATAAAGTTACAGGTGCTTTGCGGTTAAACACAATTCCCATGACTGAAACGGATGATGGGGATCTGAAGGTGTTCAAATATGGTGCGGTTGATATTTTGGCAGAAGGCGTTGTCACCAAAATACACCAAGGAGGCGACTCAACATGCGTGTATTGGTTTAAAGGCGATGAAGCCTTGAAAAAATACATTGATTGCTTACATTGGTACGACAAGTAGCTTTACTTCTCTCCACATCACCAATTACCAGTTGCACTTGAGTTTGGAGTCTGGGCAAGTGAGCGTGGTGATTTGACCTATATGCTGCGATTCCGATACGCTGACGTTATTCAATACCCGCAATTGGCCCAAAGCAGCCCCCGCAATCCAGCGTCATAGCCCAAGCCAGGCCTTTCACGTTTTTCAGCCCTAAGGCAAGTTCAAGTCGATGCCGAGCCATTTGGCAAAGGTGAACGTGGCGAACACAAAGCCAACGGCTAACAGCACGAACACAACGGCCACCACGGCACTCGTGCGCACGACCACGCGCATCTCTTTTTTTGATTTGCCTTGGTCGTAATGCCACTTGATGGCAAAGAACATGGCCGTGCCGAACACCAGCATCTTGAACGCAAGAAAGACGATTGGTACCCAATCCATTATTTTTTTACTCACCTTGCTTTTTCAGCCAGTGAATGGCCGAGAACCGCTGACCGCCGACCCGTGCTTTCAAAATTAGCTGGGCGCGTTGCTCGGGGCGGCTTGATGCGCAGGGTCAGGACTTGGGCGGCTCTGTCTTTTGGGGGGCTGGAGCTGCCGGCTTCTTGAGCCGGAACAGGGCTGCTGCAGCCTCTTTGTTGCGGGCTCGCTCGCCCATGATGCGGTCCAGCTCCTCCCGGCTACCTTTTCGCTTCATGTTGGGGTCTTTACCAAATACGCCTGCCATAGTGTTGATTCCTTTGGTCCAGTCTAACTGACGGCTCCCAGGTTCGGGCGCAGGTAGCGACAGATAAACCGTTTGGCAATTTCCACTCGCTTGCACGCCATGCGCTACACCTTGCCGCCCGAGACTGTTCACGATTACGCGCGCTTTGGCGCGGTGGTGCTGCGCGGGGTGCTCACGCCCCCTGAGGTGGCGCAGCTGGAGCGCGGCATTGAGCACAACCTGGCTCACCTGAGTCCGCTCGCTTTGGTGGCCAGCCAGCCCGAAGACCCCGGCCGCTTTGTCGAAGACTTTTGCACCTGGCAGCACAACCCCGACTACGCCGCTGTCATGCAGCACAGCGCCTTGCCCTTTTTCGCCGCGCAGCTGATGCAGAGCGACATAGTGCGCATCTACCACGACCACCTGTTGGTCAAAGAGCCGGGCACCCGCCAGCCCACCCCCTGGCACCAAGACCAGCCTTACTACAACGTGGCAGGCCGGCAGAACGTGAGCTTCTGGATTCCGGTAGATCCCGTGCCCCTGGCGAGCACGCTGCGCTTTGTGGCCGGCTCACACGCCGGCACCTGGTACATGCCGCGCACCTTCCGCGATCAGCAGGCGAAGTGGTTCCCTGAGGGCACATTGGCCGAGCTGCCTGCCATCGATGCGAAGCCTGAGCAGTTTGAGCAACTTGCCTGGGCGCTGGAGCCGGGCGATGCGGTGGCCTTCCACATGCTGGCCCTGCACGCCAGCCGTGGGGTTGGGCCGGGCACGCGCCGCCGCGTGTTCTCTGCCCGCTACCTGGGCGACGATGCCCGCCACGCCGTGCGCAATTGGCGCACCTCGCCGCCCTTTGCCGGTTTGGCGGACCGCCTGCAGGATGGCGCGGTCATGGACGATCCGTTGTTCCCCTTGATTGCTATCAAATAAATAGCTGGTTGCGCAGTTTTTATGTGGGCTAGCGGTCGATTCGGCTTGTAAATGGTGTGCATAAGGCGTGGGGCAAGCACTGCGTCAGTTACGGGGCGAAGAATCGATGGATTCATCATCTTTACCCCTTCAGGCAGGCCCTCATGACGCACCAGCAGTCTTACGAACACAAGCGCACATCCGCCGACCAAGCCATCCGTCAGGTGCGTGATGGCGACACCATCATCGTCCCCACCGGTGTGGGTGAGCCCCCCAGTTTGCTCACCGCGCTGTCGGAGCAGCGGCAGAGCTTTCGCGATGTGAAGGTGTGCCAGATTCTGGCCATGCGCAAGTACGGCTACATCGACCCCGCCACCACCGAGCATGTGCGCCACGTGGCCTTTTTTTTCGGCGGGGCCACACGGGCCGGCGGGCAAGAGGGGTGGATTGATTTCATCCCCAACTACTTTTCCGAAATTCCAGCGCAAATCGAGCGGGGGCAGATCGCTGCGGATGTGGTTTTCGCCATGGCATCGCCTATGGATGAGCACGGCTTCTTTGCGTTAAGCCTGGGTGCGGACTACACCATGGCCGCTGTCAAAAAAGCCCGCGCCGTGGTGCTGGAGGTCAACCCCCACGTGCCCTTCGCCTTTGGTAACTGCCATGTGCACATCTCGCAGGTGGCGGCCTTGGTGGAGAGCGACGCCCCGGTACTTGAGGTGGGCCTGCCCAAGATCGGGCCTGTGCAGCAAGCCATCGGCAAATACGTGGCCGATTTGATTGACGATGGCTCCACCCTGCAGATCGGCTATGGCGGCATCCCCGACGCGGTGGTGATGCAGCTCACCGGCAAAAAAGACCTGGGCATCCACACCGAGATGATCGGCGACGGCATCATGACGCTGGTGGAGGCCGGCGCCGTGACCAACCGGCGCAAGAACTTCATGCCCGGCAAAATGGTGGCCACCTTCGGTCTGGGTTCGGCCAAGCTCTACCGCTTTATGCACCGCAACCCGGGGCTGGAGATGCACCCGGTCGAGTTTACCAACGACCCGGCCATTGCCGGTCTGAACGACAACCTGGTGGCCATCAACGCCACCTTGCAGATCGACTTTTTGGGCCAATGCGGCTCTGAGAGCCTGGGCTACGCGCCCTATTCGGGCACCGGCGGGCAGTCGGACTTTGTGCGCGCAGCCAACCGGTCCAAGGGGGGCAAGGCCTTCATCGTGCTGCCGTCCACCGCCAGGGACGACACCATCTCCCGCATCGTGCCCTCGCTGTCGCCATGCACCCATGTCACCACCAGCAAAAACGATATCAACTATGTGGTCACCGAGTACGGCGTGGCCCAGCTGCGCGGCAAGTCCATGAAGCAGCGCACGCAAGCGCTCATCGCCATTGCGCACCCCAAGTTCCGCGACGAGCTGACCGCGCAGGCCAAGGCACTCAAAATTCTTTGAGCCTAGGCAGGGCGCGGGTCAAAGTGGCTTTCTCGCGCCAGTTGCTCCCAGAGTGGGCGCTCGGCGGCACTCGTGGTGGGCGGCACCGCAATGCGCACCACGGCATACATATCGCCATGGGCCTTGGCGGCCTTGGTGCCGCTGGCCATGCCCCGGCCACGCAGCCGCAAGTGTTTGCCGCTGCTGGTGCCGGCGGGCACAGTCAGCAGCACCGCGCCCGATAGCGTTTCAACGCTGACCTCCGCGCCCAAGGCTGCCTCCCAGGGGGCCAGAGTCAGGTCGAAGTACAGGTCATCCCCATCCACCCGAAAGCGGGGGTGCGGCTCCCATTGCACATGCAAGTACAAATCCCCGGCGGCTGCGCCACCCGTGCCGGGGTCTGCCTGGCCACGCAGCCGCACCCGCTGGCCGGCGTGCACACCGGGCGGAATTTGCACCTCGATCTCGCGCGTGCCCCCGGTTGCGGGAATCACGAGCGCGAGCGTGCAGCCTTGTGCGGCTTGCTCCAGCGTGAGCGTGACCGCACTTTCACGGTCCCGGCCGCGCTGGGGCCCGGGGGGTCTGCGGGGGGCTTTGGCGTGTTGTTCCCGGCCCATGGCATGGAGCAGGTCTGAGAGGTCCATGCCCGCAAAGTCGGGCATTTCCCGGCCAAAGTCAAAGCCGCTGAATCCGCGCGCTGGTGGGGCCATGGTGGCACCGTCGTTCTGGCGCTCTAGTTGGTCATAGAGGGCGCGCTTTTCGGGGTCTTTGAGGGTGGCATAGGCCAGCGCGGCGTTTTTGAATTTCTCTTCCGAGCCGGGTTTTTTGGAGACATCCGGATGGTGCTGGCGCGCCAAGGCGCGGTAGGCTTTTTTGATGGCAGCCAAGTCCGCATCGCGCGGAACACCCAGAGCAGCGTAGTAGTCGACGTAGTTCATCAGCGTTCAGCCCGGGCGCCGGGTTTTCACCTTGGCACCGTCTTGGAGTTTGATATCGGGGTACACCACCACGCGGGTGTCCAGGGGCAGGCCTTCGGGCACCCAGGCGTGGGTGCCATTGCGGGCTTGCACCACCACCTCTCTCAGGCGCACATGGTCGCCATCGAGCACAAACACGCCCGACCGCGAGCCAATGGGGAACAGTGCACTCACCGGCACCATCAGGGCATCGTCCACCACCTGCACCAGCACCCGCACATCTATCTTGAAGCCATCTCCCAGCCCGCGCCAGGTTGCGGCCGGCGTGGTGATGTCCACAATGACATTCACCCGCTGCTCCTCCACCCCCAGTGCAGACACTTTGGTAAATGCTGCAGGCTCCACATAGCGCACCTTGCCTTGCAGCACACCAGCACCGCCCCAATTCAGCAACTGCACCGGCGTGTCGGGTACCACTTGGGCGGCTTCCTCGGTCAGGATGTCGACCACCGCTTCCAGCGCCGCAGGGTCACCCACTTCTAGCAAGCCGGTGCCGGCGAGCACCACCCCTTCGCTTTGCTGCAAAACCTTCAACACCTTGCCCGCGACGGGCGAAGTCACCACGACTCCCATCCTGCTGCCGGCCGGGCCCGCGGTGCCAAGAGGGCGCAGCGGCACACGGGTTTGCTCCAGGGCAAAGCGGGCGGCGGTTTGTGCCTGCTGGGCGGCCTGCAGC from the Rhodoferax potami genome contains:
- a CDS encoding IS5 family transposase; translated protein: MTDDFFRNRLDQMIDLRHPLAVLANRMPWQEIEASLVQRWARQVKSGKKIEDLDLFGPVSAVAGGGVSNAGRPRLPTRLMVALLYLKHAFNESDEDVIQRWGETPTWQYFSGNEYFEHQWPCDPTQLGRFRKALGEEGVEELLARTMEVAVTLKLIAKKELTRMIVDSTVQEKAVAHPTDSKLLETARSKVVELAKANGIELKQTYAKEGQLLGYKAGRYAHARQFKRMRKAIKRQRTIVGRLQREVARKMTTLSQAIQETLGQTLDKAKRLVTQTGSRKAVDNRAKLYSWHAPEVECISKGKSRNPYEFGVKVGLAMTLKGNLIVGARSFPGNPYDGHTMHEQIEQSAILMQGLGVKPEVVYADLGYRGVDKDNPDIEIKHRGKDKRLTDEERRLLKRRQAIEPIIGHLKADHRMDRCHLKGSAGDALHAVLCAAGYNIRWLLRMIARKGLGLLLCLLQVSGLTGLFEKLAKIIGLNRLQGSDRRWGVA
- a CDS encoding efflux RND transporter periplasmic adaptor subunit, with product MKNKLIFAALALLLVAGLAWAFWPSPPEVEVASVTRGRFERAVQEDGKTRVRERYIVSGTVAGHLSRIQLVQGDSVARGAAVATISPLAPALLDARSQAEQAARVGAAEAGVAQAQARVAAASVALAQSQQDGLRNAALVRQGFVSAAQGDTVRLAEQLRTTELQAAQQAQTAARFALEQTRVPLRPLGTAGPAGSRMGVVVTSPVAGKVLKVLQQSEGVVLAGTGLLEVGDPAALEAVVDILTEEAAQVVPDTPVQLLNWGGAGVLQGKVRYVEPAAFTKVSALGVEEQRVNVIVDITTPAATWRGLGDGFKIDVRVLVQVVDDALMVPVSALFPIGSRSGVFVLDGDHVRLREVVVQARNGTHAWVPEGLPLDTRVVVYPDIKLQDGAKVKTRRPG
- a CDS encoding DnaJ C-terminal domain-containing protein; the encoded protein is MNYVDYYAALGVPRDADLAAIKKAYRALARQHHPDVSKKPGSEEKFKNAALAYATLKDPEKRALYDQLERQNDGATMAPPARGFSGFDFGREMPDFAGMDLSDLLHAMGREQHAKAPRRPPGPQRGRDRESAVTLTLEQAAQGCTLALVIPATGGTREIEVQIPPGVHAGQRVRLRGQADPGTGGAAAGDLYLHVQWEPHPRFRVDGDDLYFDLTLAPWEAALGAEVSVETLSGAVLLTVPAGTSSGKHLRLRGRGMASGTKAAKAHGDMYAVVRIAVPPTTSAAERPLWEQLARESHFDPRPA
- a CDS encoding phytanoyl-CoA dioxygenase family protein; this translates as MRYTLPPETVHDYARFGAVVLRGVLTPPEVAQLERGIEHNLAHLSPLALVASQPEDPGRFVEDFCTWQHNPDYAAVMQHSALPFFAAQLMQSDIVRIYHDHLLVKEPGTRQPTPWHQDQPYYNVAGRQNVSFWIPVDPVPLASTLRFVAGSHAGTWYMPRTFRDQQAKWFPEGTLAELPAIDAKPEQFEQLAWALEPGDAVAFHMLALHASRGVGPGTRRRVFSARYLGDDARHAVRNWRTSPPFAGLADRLQDGAVMDDPLFPLIAIK
- a CDS encoding acetyl-CoA hydrolase/transferase family protein, yielding MTHQQSYEHKRTSADQAIRQVRDGDTIIVPTGVGEPPSLLTALSEQRQSFRDVKVCQILAMRKYGYIDPATTEHVRHVAFFFGGATRAGGQEGWIDFIPNYFSEIPAQIERGQIAADVVFAMASPMDEHGFFALSLGADYTMAAVKKARAVVLEVNPHVPFAFGNCHVHISQVAALVESDAPVLEVGLPKIGPVQQAIGKYVADLIDDGSTLQIGYGGIPDAVVMQLTGKKDLGIHTEMIGDGIMTLVEAGAVTNRRKNFMPGKMVATFGLGSAKLYRFMHRNPGLEMHPVEFTNDPAIAGLNDNLVAINATLQIDFLGQCGSESLGYAPYSGTGGQSDFVRAANRSKGGKAFIVLPSTARDDTISRIVPSLSPCTHVTTSKNDINYVVTEYGVAQLRGKSMKQRTQALIAIAHPKFRDELTAQAKALKIL